Proteins encoded in a region of the Streptomyces sp. NBC_00258 genome:
- a CDS encoding RecQ family ATP-dependent DNA helicase: MSNAELRTAADTVLARLVGAPAGDARLREDQWRAIEALVADKRRALVVQRTGWGKSAVYFVATALLREQGAGPTVIVSPLLALMRNQVEAAARAGIRARTINSSNTEEWDTIQDEVAAGEVDVLLVSPERLNNPDFRDQVLPKLAAATGLLVVDEAHCISDWGHDFRPDYRRLRTMLADLPPGVPVLATTATANARVTADVAEQLGTGGSTDALVLRGPLDRESLSLGVLQLPDAAHRMAWLAEHLGELPGSGIIYTLTVAAAEEVTAFLRQCGHTVASYTGKTENADRQQAEEDLLANRVKALVATSALGMGFDKPDLGFVVHLGSPSSPIAYYQQVGRAGRGVEHAEVLLLPGKEDQAIWQYFASIAFPPEEQVRRTLDVLGQAGRPLSLPALEPLVELRRSRLETMLKVLDVDGAVHRVKGGWISTGDPWTYDTERYAWVAKQRAAEQQAMRDYVTTTGCRMEFLRRQLDDEGATPCGRCDMCAGPRFTESVSSSSLDSARGELVRAGVEVEPRKMWPTGLPAVGVDLKGRIPAGEQAASGRALGRLSDIGWGNRLRPMLSPQAPDEPVPDDVAKAVVGVLADWAKGPGGWASGSPDAQPRPVGVVTMASHGRPRLIQSLGARIAEVGRLPLLGSIEYAPGAGAAQVSRSNSAQRLKALDGALVVPPDLVATLAQAQGPVLLVDDSTETGWTLAVAARLLRRAGAQGVLPLVLAMQG, translated from the coding sequence ATGAGCAACGCAGAGCTGCGCACCGCGGCCGACACCGTCCTCGCCCGCCTCGTCGGCGCCCCGGCGGGTGACGCCCGGCTTCGCGAGGACCAGTGGCGCGCCATCGAGGCGCTGGTGGCCGACAAGCGCAGAGCCCTGGTCGTGCAGCGCACCGGCTGGGGCAAGTCCGCCGTGTACTTCGTGGCGACGGCGCTGCTGAGGGAGCAGGGCGCGGGCCCCACCGTCATCGTCTCCCCGCTCCTCGCCCTCATGCGCAACCAGGTCGAGGCCGCCGCCCGCGCCGGCATCCGGGCGCGGACCATCAACTCGTCCAACACGGAGGAATGGGACACGATCCAGGACGAGGTGGCCGCGGGCGAGGTGGATGTCCTCCTGGTGAGCCCGGAGCGGCTCAACAATCCCGATTTCCGTGATCAGGTGCTGCCCAAGCTCGCCGCCGCGACCGGACTCCTCGTGGTCGACGAAGCACACTGCATCTCCGACTGGGGCCACGACTTCCGGCCGGACTACCGCCGTCTGCGCACGATGCTCGCGGATCTCCCGCCGGGCGTCCCGGTCCTCGCCACCACCGCCACGGCCAACGCGCGCGTGACGGCCGATGTCGCCGAGCAGCTGGGCACCGGCGGCAGCACGGACGCTCTCGTCCTGCGCGGCCCGCTGGACCGGGAGAGCCTGAGCCTCGGCGTGCTGCAGCTGCCCGACGCCGCACACCGGATGGCCTGGCTGGCCGAGCATCTGGGCGAGCTGCCCGGCTCGGGAATCATCTACACGCTCACGGTGGCCGCGGCCGAGGAGGTCACCGCGTTCCTGCGGCAGTGCGGGCACACAGTGGCCTCGTACACCGGGAAGACGGAGAACGCGGACCGTCAGCAGGCCGAGGAGGATCTGCTCGCCAACCGCGTCAAGGCCCTCGTGGCCACGTCGGCGCTGGGCATGGGCTTCGATAAGCCCGACCTCGGGTTCGTGGTGCACCTGGGGTCGCCGTCCTCCCCCATCGCGTACTACCAGCAGGTCGGCCGTGCGGGGCGCGGGGTGGAGCATGCCGAGGTGCTGCTCCTGCCTGGCAAGGAGGACCAGGCGATCTGGCAGTACTTCGCGTCGATCGCCTTCCCTCCGGAGGAGCAGGTCCGGCGCACCCTGGACGTCCTCGGCCAGGCCGGCCGGCCACTGTCGCTGCCCGCGCTCGAACCCTTGGTGGAGCTGCGCAGGTCACGTCTGGAGACAATGCTCAAGGTCCTGGACGTGGATGGTGCGGTGCACCGCGTCAAGGGCGGTTGGATCTCCACGGGCGACCCGTGGACGTACGACACCGAGCGCTATGCCTGGGTCGCCAAGCAGCGCGCGGCCGAGCAACAGGCGATGCGTGACTACGTGACGACCACCGGCTGCCGAATGGAGTTCCTGCGACGCCAGCTGGACGACGAGGGAGCGACTCCGTGCGGTCGCTGCGACATGTGTGCGGGGCCCCGGTTCACCGAATCCGTGTCCTCGTCGTCCCTGGACTCCGCGCGTGGCGAGCTGGTCCGGGCGGGTGTCGAGGTCGAGCCCCGGAAGATGTGGCCGACGGGCCTGCCGGCGGTCGGTGTCGACCTGAAGGGGCGCATTCCGGCCGGTGAACAGGCCGCGTCCGGGCGGGCGTTGGGACGGCTCTCGGACATCGGCTGGGGCAACCGGCTGCGGCCGATGCTCTCGCCCCAGGCTCCTGACGAGCCCGTTCCGGACGATGTGGCGAAGGCCGTGGTCGGTGTGCTGGCCGACTGGGCGAAGGGTCCCGGCGGCTGGGCTTCGGGGAGCCCCGACGCACAGCCGCGCCCGGTCGGTGTCGTCACCATGGCCTCCCACGGCCGGCCACGCCTGATCCAGTCGCTGGGCGCGCGAATCGCGGAGGTCGGACGCCTGCCCCTGCTGGGTTCCATCGAGTACGCCCCCGGAGCCGGGGCGGCGCAGGTCTCCAGGAGCAACAGCGCGCAGCGGTTGAAGGCCCTCGACGGGGCGCTCGTGGTGCCGCCCGATCTGGTCGCCACGCTGGCCCAGGCCCAGGGACCCGTCCTGCTCGTGGACGACTCGACCGAGACCGGCTGGACGCTGGCGGTGGCCGCGCGTCTGCTCCGGCGGGCCGGGGCACAGGGGGTGTTGCCGCTGGTCCTCGCCATGCAAGGGTGA
- a CDS encoding ribonuclease HII: MPYEPPTHTVERSLRATTGAKVIAGVDEVGRGAWAGPVTVCAAVTGLRRPPEGLTDSKLLTVKRRTALAEILAKWVTSYALGHASPEEIDGMGMTAALRLAACRALEALPVRPDAVILDGKHDYLGDPWRVRTVIKGDQSCVAVAAASVIAKVQRDKMMAELGIDHADFGFAANAGYPSPVHKAALEMRGPTPYHRMTWAYLDALPQWRHLKKVRSWADGSVPEIEGQLGFDF; the protein is encoded by the coding sequence ATGCCGTACGAACCACCAACCCACACTGTCGAGCGCTCCCTGCGCGCCACGACCGGAGCGAAGGTCATTGCCGGTGTCGACGAGGTGGGCCGCGGTGCGTGGGCCGGCCCGGTCACCGTCTGCGCGGCGGTCACCGGCCTGCGCCGCCCGCCCGAAGGCCTCACCGACTCCAAGCTCCTGACCGTCAAGAGGCGCACCGCGCTCGCCGAGATACTGGCGAAGTGGGTGACGTCGTACGCCCTCGGGCATGCCTCTCCGGAGGAGATCGACGGCATGGGGATGACGGCCGCGCTGCGACTGGCCGCCTGCCGTGCCCTCGAAGCCCTGCCCGTGCGTCCCGACGCGGTCATCCTCGACGGGAAGCACGACTACCTCGGGGACCCCTGGCGTGTCCGTACGGTGATCAAGGGCGACCAGTCATGCGTCGCCGTCGCGGCGGCCTCGGTGATCGCCAAGGTGCAGCGCGACAAAATGATGGCCGAACTGGGTATCGACCATGCAGACTTCGGTTTTGCGGCCAACGCCGGGTATCCGTCACCGGTGCACAAGGCCGCGCTGGAGATGCGGGGCCCCACCCCGTACCACCGGATGACGTGGGCGTATCTTGATGCGCTGCCCCAGTGGCGGCACCTCAAGAAGGTCCGCAGTTGGGCGGATGGAAGCGTTCCGGAGATCGAAGGGCAGCTCGGCTTCGATTTCTGA
- a CDS encoding TetR/AcrR family transcriptional regulator produces MVTSSWTAASAQAASPRRRGAVLERAILEAALEQLSTVGWNGLTMEGVAAGAQTGKAAVYRRWPSKEDLVADALQAGLPSLDDVPDMGSVREDLLELCRRAREAMFSRPGFALRSVIHECDSSQAQRFQKVIFGGVVEPTIRLLGEVVERGIQRGEVRPDAANSYVFDAIPAMMMYRSKVCASEWNERDIEEMIDQLMVPLLRPTGA; encoded by the coding sequence ATGGTTACTTCGAGTTGGACGGCCGCCTCCGCTCAGGCGGCCTCCCCGCGCCGCCGTGGTGCCGTACTCGAACGTGCGATCCTCGAAGCCGCGCTGGAACAGCTCAGTACGGTCGGCTGGAACGGACTCACGATGGAGGGCGTCGCCGCCGGCGCCCAGACCGGCAAGGCCGCGGTCTACCGCCGCTGGCCGTCGAAGGAGGATCTGGTCGCGGACGCACTCCAGGCGGGACTGCCGTCGCTCGACGACGTGCCCGACATGGGGAGCGTGCGAGAAGACCTGCTGGAGCTGTGCCGCCGGGCGCGCGAGGCGATGTTCTCGCGTCCCGGATTCGCGCTGCGCTCGGTGATTCACGAATGCGACTCGTCGCAGGCTCAGCGCTTCCAGAAGGTGATCTTCGGAGGTGTCGTGGAGCCGACCATCCGGCTGCTCGGTGAGGTCGTCGAGCGTGGAATCCAGCGGGGAGAGGTGCGGCCCGACGCGGCGAACTCGTATGTCTTCGACGCCATTCCGGCGATGATGATGTACCGGTCCAAGGTGTGCGCGAGTGAATGGAACGAGCGGGACATCGAGGAGATGATCGACCAGCTCATGGTTCCGCTGCTACGTCCGACGGGCGCGTGA
- a CDS encoding MFS transporter: protein MTTSPLIQKPKPGAARREGHPGIALTVIAACQLMVVLDATIVNIALPHIQNALEFSTTDLTWVVSAYTLTFGGLLLLGGRAGDILGRRRVFMTGILLFTVASLLGGFAQEPWQLLAARALQGVGGAIASPTSLALITTTFPEGPERNRAFGVFAAVSAGGGAIGLLAGGMLTEWLDWRWVLFVNVPIGVLIAVVTPLYISESERHPGRFDIAGALTSTAGMASLVYGFIRASEEGWRDSLTIGSFGAAVVLLVAFALVESRAKEPITPLRMFADRNRSGTYVIMLSLAAAMFGMFFFIVLFVQNVLSYTPIEAGLAFLPVTVAIVIGAGLSQRFLPVLGPKPFMMVGSALVALGLGWLTFMDPGSTYVGGVLGPMLLFAFGMGLNFVTLTLTAVSGVAVHEAGAASGLLNATQQVGGSLGLSILTTVFGTASRDEAEKQVADFMATASAEQKAEFAKTHQLPAPWSHDVLSQGISTAFIPAVAMAVLALAVAALVIRVRKSDLDALAGTAGPGVG from the coding sequence GTGACAACCTCTCCGTTGATCCAGAAACCAAAGCCAGGAGCGGCCCGCCGGGAGGGGCATCCCGGCATCGCGCTCACCGTCATCGCGGCCTGCCAACTCATGGTGGTACTCGACGCGACGATTGTGAACATCGCCCTCCCGCACATTCAGAACGCGCTCGAGTTCTCCACCACCGACCTCACCTGGGTCGTCAGCGCGTACACGCTCACCTTCGGCGGTCTGCTGCTGCTCGGCGGCCGGGCCGGTGACATCCTCGGCCGTCGCCGGGTCTTCATGACCGGCATCCTGCTCTTCACGGTCGCCTCGCTGCTCGGCGGATTCGCCCAGGAGCCCTGGCAGTTGCTGGCCGCACGCGCCCTCCAGGGCGTCGGTGGCGCGATCGCGTCTCCCACCTCGCTGGCACTGATCACCACGACGTTCCCCGAAGGGCCCGAGCGCAACAGGGCGTTCGGAGTCTTCGCCGCGGTCTCGGCCGGCGGCGGCGCGATCGGCCTGCTGGCCGGCGGCATGCTCACGGAGTGGCTCGACTGGCGCTGGGTGCTCTTCGTCAACGTACCCATCGGTGTGCTGATAGCCGTGGTCACACCGCTCTACATCAGCGAGTCCGAGCGGCACCCCGGGCGCTTCGACATCGCGGGCGCGCTGACCTCGACGGCCGGTATGGCGTCGCTCGTCTACGGCTTCATCCGGGCTTCGGAGGAAGGCTGGCGGGACAGTCTCACCATCGGCTCCTTCGGCGCGGCGGTGGTCCTGCTGGTCGCCTTCGCACTGGTCGAGTCCCGCGCGAAGGAACCGATCACACCGCTGCGGATGTTCGCCGACCGCAACCGCTCCGGTACGTACGTGATCATGCTGAGCCTGGCCGCGGCGATGTTCGGCATGTTCTTCTTCATCGTTCTCTTCGTTCAGAACGTGTTGAGCTACACGCCGATCGAGGCGGGCCTGGCCTTCCTCCCTGTGACGGTCGCGATCGTCATCGGCGCGGGTCTGTCGCAGCGGTTCCTGCCGGTGCTCGGCCCGAAGCCGTTCATGATGGTCGGCTCGGCCCTCGTCGCGCTCGGTCTCGGCTGGCTGACCTTCATGGACCCCGGGAGTACGTACGTCGGCGGGGTGCTCGGTCCGATGCTGCTGTTCGCCTTCGGCATGGGGCTGAACTTCGTGACACTGACCCTGACCGCGGTCTCCGGAGTCGCCGTGCACGAGGCGGGCGCGGCGTCCGGCCTCCTCAACGCCACGCAGCAGGTGGGCGGTTCGCTCGGCCTCTCCATCCTGACCACGGTCTTCGGCACGGCCAGCCGCGACGAGGCGGAGAAACAGGTCGCGGACTTCATGGCCACCGCCTCGGCCGAACAGAAGGCGGAGTTCGCCAAAACCCATCAGCTGCCCGCTCCCTGGAGCCACGACGTGCTGTCCCAGGGGATCTCCACGGCCTTCATCCCGGCCGTCGCGATGGCGGTGCTCGCCCTGGCCGTCGCCGCGTTGGTGATCCGGGTCCGCAAGAGCGACCTCGACGCCCTGGCGGGCACGGCCGGACCCGGCGTGGGCTGA
- a CDS encoding DUF4153 domain-containing protein gives MSDIPSEAEPRGSASKDSVVKPGVDAEDPEAPEVPEDVVPAARTGDALSKGDSARGDSGGTASDGSDSRKRSVATRDVDRQGIDDEGWDGPVVESWFAGVQAEPPSPIHNATLWAALATGVLSMLLLGDGLALNLLLVAIPAAVGAYYAARAAGRRPHRWTLVWGAGGLSLLIVPALRDADWPSFLAVVAAVAAGSLALHGGRTWTGVLFGPIGLYTSLVTGPLWGWRGLRERSGGARGNVGPVMRALAVAAVLLVVFGTLFAGADAAFADLLGRLVPDASVSGGPWHAVLFVIGVVGALVVAHTAAAPVQWDRVEVPAGRARGRVEWALPLIVLATLFAVFNAVQLAVLFGGYDAVLEKTGQTYAEYARQGFWQLLLVTLLTLLVIVFALRWAPRDSAGDWTLVRAVLGTLCVLALVVVASAVRRMDMYVEAYGLTRLRISVVTVELWLGLVIVLIMAAGVWGARWLPRAVLASAAAGVLAFGLVSPDALIAERNVQRYEAKGSFDLDYARGLSADAAPALDKLDEPLRSCALQSIAQDLAGADESWYATSLGEARARDILDGRPLSPDADWNVCNRLGTELAYR, from the coding sequence GTGTCCGACATACCGTCCGAGGCCGAGCCGAGAGGGTCGGCCTCGAAGGATTCAGTGGTGAAGCCCGGCGTCGACGCCGAGGATCCGGAGGCACCTGAGGTGCCCGAGGACGTGGTTCCCGCGGCCCGCACCGGCGACGCGCTCTCGAAGGGCGACTCCGCGCGGGGTGACTCCGGTGGGACCGCTTCGGACGGGAGCGATTCCAGGAAACGCAGCGTCGCCACGCGAGACGTCGACCGGCAGGGCATCGACGACGAAGGGTGGGACGGCCCCGTCGTCGAGTCCTGGTTCGCCGGCGTCCAGGCGGAACCCCCGTCCCCCATCCACAACGCCACGCTCTGGGCCGCCCTGGCCACCGGCGTGCTCAGCATGCTCCTGCTCGGCGACGGCCTGGCCCTCAACCTCCTGCTGGTGGCGATACCGGCCGCGGTCGGCGCGTACTACGCGGCTCGGGCAGCGGGCCGGCGCCCGCACCGCTGGACGCTGGTGTGGGGTGCCGGAGGGCTTTCCCTGCTGATCGTGCCGGCGCTCCGCGACGCCGACTGGCCGTCGTTCCTGGCCGTCGTGGCCGCCGTGGCGGCGGGTTCGCTCGCCCTGCACGGCGGACGCACCTGGACGGGTGTGCTGTTCGGCCCGATCGGTCTCTACACCTCGCTGGTCACCGGCCCCCTCTGGGGCTGGCGCGGCCTGCGAGAGCGGTCCGGCGGCGCCCGGGGCAACGTGGGCCCGGTGATGCGCGCGCTCGCGGTGGCCGCGGTCCTGCTGGTGGTCTTCGGCACGCTCTTCGCCGGGGCGGACGCCGCCTTCGCGGACCTCCTCGGCCGTCTCGTGCCGGACGCATCGGTCTCCGGAGGGCCCTGGCATGCCGTGCTGTTCGTGATCGGCGTGGTCGGAGCGCTCGTGGTGGCGCACACGGCCGCCGCACCCGTTCAGTGGGACCGCGTCGAGGTGCCGGCGGGCCGCGCTCGCGGACGCGTCGAGTGGGCGCTGCCGCTGATCGTGCTCGCCACGCTCTTCGCGGTCTTCAACGCGGTCCAGCTCGCCGTCCTGTTCGGCGGCTACGACGCGGTACTGGAGAAGACCGGCCAGACGTACGCCGAGTACGCCCGCCAGGGCTTCTGGCAGCTGCTGTTGGTCACGCTCCTCACCCTGCTCGTCATCGTCTTCGCCCTGCGCTGGGCCCCTCGTGACAGCGCCGGCGACTGGACGCTGGTACGTGCCGTCCTCGGAACCCTGTGCGTCCTCGCGCTCGTTGTCGTGGCGTCGGCGGTGCGGCGTATGGACATGTACGTGGAGGCGTACGGGCTGACGCGACTGAGGATCTCCGTGGTGACCGTGGAGCTCTGGCTCGGTCTGGTCATCGTGCTCATCATGGCGGCAGGTGTCTGGGGTGCCCGCTGGCTGCCGCGCGCGGTCCTGGCGAGCGCCGCCGCGGGAGTGCTCGCCTTCGGGCTGGTGTCACCGGACGCTCTGATCGCCGAGCGCAACGTCCAGCGGTACGAGGCGAAGGGCTCGTTCGACCTCGACTACGCGCGCGGGCTGTCCGCCGACGCCGCACCGGCTCTCGACAAACTTGATGAGCCACTGCGTTCCTGTGCGCTGCAGTCCATCGCGCAGGACCTGGCGGGGGCGGACGAGTCCTGGTACGCCACGAGTCTGGGCGAGGCGCGCGCCCGGGACATCCTCGACGGACGGCCGCTGTCCCCCGACGCCGACTGGAACGTGTGCAACCGACTGGGCACCGAGCTGGCGTACCGCTGA
- a CDS encoding ADP-ribosylglycohydrolase family protein, whose protein sequence is MTADFSPDGRLDRALSSLRGLAVGDALGSQFFVPANYPLLKRRGLPPGPWQWTDDTEMASSVVATLAVHHRIDQDALARSFAEHHDFDRGYGPAVNRLLRQVREGGDWRELASALFKGQGSWGNGAAMRIAPLGAWYADDPEQATHQAEISAYPTHQHREAVVGAMAVAAAAALTAAPGGPPSPGALLDGVIALVPRSAVEAGLRRARDMLDYGDTTTVAAVLGCGRRTTAHDTVPFALWSAARALGDYEEGFWATAQVGGDMDTTCAIVGGVVAAGKAGMPPAEWVERTEAFPEWLSTRTVD, encoded by the coding sequence ATGACCGCTGACTTCTCTCCCGACGGGCGCCTGGACCGCGCCCTGTCCAGCCTGCGCGGACTCGCGGTCGGGGACGCGCTGGGCTCGCAGTTCTTCGTGCCCGCGAACTATCCGCTGCTCAAGCGCCGCGGGCTGCCGCCAGGTCCCTGGCAGTGGACCGACGACACGGAAATGGCCTCCTCCGTAGTGGCCACTCTGGCCGTCCACCACCGCATCGACCAGGACGCGCTGGCCCGCTCCTTCGCCGAGCACCACGACTTCGACCGCGGCTACGGCCCCGCGGTCAACCGGCTGCTGCGGCAGGTCCGGGAGGGCGGCGACTGGCGAGAGCTGGCCTCGGCCCTCTTCAAGGGACAGGGCTCGTGGGGGAACGGCGCGGCGATGCGGATCGCCCCCCTGGGCGCCTGGTACGCGGACGATCCGGAGCAGGCCACACACCAGGCCGAGATCTCGGCCTACCCCACGCACCAGCACCGCGAGGCCGTGGTCGGCGCCATGGCCGTGGCCGCGGCGGCCGCGCTGACCGCCGCACCGGGCGGCCCGCCGAGCCCCGGGGCGCTGCTCGACGGCGTCATCGCCCTGGTGCCGCGCAGCGCGGTGGAAGCCGGTCTGCGGCGCGCCCGGGACATGCTCGACTACGGCGACACGACGACCGTCGCCGCGGTCCTCGGCTGCGGGCGGCGTACGACCGCGCACGACACCGTGCCGTTCGCCCTCTGGTCGGCGGCGCGGGCTCTCGGTGACTACGAAGAGGGCTTCTGGGCGACCGCCCAGGTCGGCGGCGACATGGACACGACCTGCGCCATCGTCGGAGGTGTCGTGGCCGCGGGGAAGGCAGGGATGCCGCCCGCGGAGTGGGTGGAGCGGACCGAGGCGTTCCCGGAGTGGCTGTCGACGAGGACTGTGGACTGA
- a CDS encoding histidine phosphatase family protein: MARPRRIVLVRHGESVGNADDSVYEREPDHALALTEKGWRQAEETGTRIREVLGDERVSVYVSPYRRTHETFRAFHLDPEKVRVREEPRLREQDWGNWQDRDDVRLQKAYRDAYGHFFYRFAQGESGADVYDRVGGFLESLFRSFEAPDHPPNVLLVTHGLAMRLFCMRWFHWTVAEFESLANPGNAEVRMLVLGEDGKYTLDRPFERWRDPEPYGVTG; this comes from the coding sequence ATGGCACGTCCACGGCGCATCGTCCTTGTCCGGCACGGCGAGTCGGTGGGCAATGCCGATGACTCGGTGTACGAACGTGAACCCGACCACGCCCTGGCGCTCACCGAGAAGGGGTGGCGGCAGGCGGAGGAGACGGGCACACGGATCCGCGAGGTCCTCGGCGACGAGCGCGTAAGCGTTTACGTCTCCCCGTACCGCCGCACGCACGAGACCTTCCGGGCCTTCCACCTCGACCCCGAAAAGGTACGCGTACGCGAGGAGCCGCGGCTGCGCGAACAGGACTGGGGAAACTGGCAGGACCGGGACGACGTACGGCTGCAGAAGGCGTACCGCGACGCGTACGGGCATTTCTTCTACCGCTTCGCGCAGGGTGAGTCCGGTGCCGATGTGTACGACCGGGTCGGCGGCTTCCTGGAGAGTCTTTTCCGGAGTTTCGAGGCCCCCGATCACCCGCCGAACGTGCTCCTCGTGACCCACGGCCTCGCCATGCGGCTGTTCTGCATGCGCTGGTTCCACTGGACGGTCGCGGAATTCGAGTCGCTGGCGAACCCGGGGAACGCGGAAGTGCGCATGCTTGTTCTGGGGGAGGACGGCAAGTACACGCTTGACCGTCCCTTCGAACGCTGGCGTGATCCGGAGCCGTACGGAGTCACCGGATAG
- a CDS encoding YdbC family protein, giving the protein MLVKWIRCTVVDRRGFERGQRKWAGLLGEPGFRGQGGGWSRGRPGVAHIFAFWESRAFYDSFMARSHDRLATAQSGTFKDAQSKLFDHRFDVKTGFEPRFTETDLVRVAHCRVHEERAEHFALMQEKVWNPAMAGSPGMVRGLFGEAPGHEFLVLSMWQSAAEHGKYRAERVERLALRAQLEADVVALTGDIVQLEPSWTV; this is encoded by the coding sequence GTGCTGGTCAAGTGGATTCGCTGCACCGTGGTGGACCGCCGCGGTTTTGAACGGGGGCAGCGGAAATGGGCGGGACTTCTGGGGGAGCCGGGTTTCCGGGGGCAGGGCGGGGGCTGGAGCCGGGGAAGGCCCGGAGTGGCCCACATCTTCGCCTTCTGGGAGAGCCGTGCCTTCTACGACTCCTTCATGGCGCGCTCCCATGACCGGCTGGCAACAGCCCAGTCGGGCACCTTCAAGGACGCGCAGAGCAAACTGTTCGATCACCGCTTCGACGTGAAGACCGGCTTCGAGCCGCGCTTCACAGAGACCGATCTGGTCCGGGTGGCGCACTGTCGCGTCCACGAGGAGCGCGCCGAGCACTTCGCGCTGATGCAGGAGAAGGTGTGGAACCCGGCGATGGCCGGCTCGCCCGGCATGGTGAGGGGCCTCTTCGGCGAGGCGCCCGGCCACGAGTTCCTGGTCCTCTCCATGTGGCAGTCGGCCGCCGAGCACGGAAAATACCGGGCCGAGCGTGTGGAGCGGCTCGCCCTGCGGGCCCAGCTCGAGGCGGACGTCGTGGCGCTCACGGGCGACATCGTCCAGTTGGAACCGTCCTGGACGGTCTGA
- a CDS encoding TerD family protein, with amino-acid sequence MNGLNKGINKVEISVKWDPSPAGEPATDLDIVAATYLATDTHKNPDYVVHFDSRSPDGTIYLNRDSKDGKGFGWDEVMTLELTRLDKRYARVVVGVAIQQRTGRSTFVSVHNPGLRIREGYNVLAEGDFGSVLGSTATTVADFVRDDSGEWTFQSDIRGFDADPATFARIMGSPQES; translated from the coding sequence GTGAACGGCCTCAACAAAGGCATCAACAAGGTCGAGATCTCGGTGAAATGGGATCCCAGTCCCGCCGGCGAACCGGCCACCGATCTCGACATCGTCGCCGCCACCTACCTCGCGACCGACACACACAAAAACCCTGACTACGTAGTGCACTTCGACAGCCGCTCACCGGACGGCACCATCTATCTCAACCGGGACAGCAAGGACGGCAAGGGCTTCGGCTGGGACGAGGTGATGACCCTCGAGCTCACCCGCCTCGACAAGCGGTACGCGCGCGTGGTCGTCGGCGTCGCCATCCAGCAGCGCACCGGGCGGTCCACCTTCGTCAGCGTGCACAACCCGGGCCTGCGGATCCGCGAGGGCTACAACGTCCTGGCCGAGGGCGATTTCGGCAGCGTCCTGGGGTCGACGGCCACCACGGTCGCGGACTTCGTACGCGACGACTCCGGAGAGTGGACGTTCCAGTCGGACATCCGCGGCTTCGACGCCGACCCGGCGACCTTCGCAAGGATCATGGGCAGCCCCCAGGAGTCCTGA